TGTTCTTGATATCCAGCATCAAAGAACTGAATGTCTTGACATATTCTCTCATTGTACCAGTCTGCTTCAATTTCTTCAAGGCGTCTCTTGCAACCCAGGCAGTGTTGGTAGGCAAGGAATGGtccttcatttctttctttatggCTTCCCACGAGTCAATTTTCCCTCTACCCGCATCTGCATCATCTTTGACACGGGTTCTCCACCATAACTTGGCATCCCCTGAAAGATACATGCTAGTATCGTCACCATCTCTTGACTAGGCACCCTGGCAGCCTTAAAATATTGCTCCATATCCCACAGGAAATTCTCCGAATCCTTGGAATTCCTAGCACCATTAAAGGGCTTCAGTTCAGGCACCTTCACTTTGGTGGCCACTTCCCCTTCCCTAGGCAGGCCAATCATTGCTCTCTTCAACagaacaatttttgtttcaaGTTGGTGTTGGGTCTCCATTGCCTTCTGGTTATGGGTGTCCAGTGCAGCAGCCAACTCTTCAACACGAGTCAACACCATAACCCTCTGTTCTGCAAGATCATTCCTCACCACAGTAGTTTCTGCAGAGACAGCATCCAATCTGTCACACACAGAAAGTTGTTCCCCCTCTCTAGGAACTTCGAGCATGTTATCCAAGACAGTCACCCTCGCCTTGGTGTCCAAAGACATTGCAACTgtgctttgataccaattgtcacatgatcaaaattttcttttaaattttatgccTGTTATGGCACTAAGCCCCTGACTTAATCTCAGCCAACACAAGGAATACTCGGAACAGAATTATCAAGtgaattcacacacacacacacacacagcatacaCAGTATTTACAGGGCACAAACCCCAACCTTTATTACTCAATATCAAGTACAAAGGAAGCCTAAAGAATACACACGAAATTCTCTAAGCAAAATTACACACTCTGCCGTTAACAGCCCCAGCAGCCTAGGataaatatatagaattaaTTGTCATAGCAGTTACTGCCAAGTAACTGCCCCTTGTCCAGGACTTGCTGCCACATGTTGTCTGACTTAGGACACCTTCAACTGATGCTGTCTTGGCCTGCTTTCCATGTTTCCAGCCCCTACACAACAGGTTTGAACATCTACAAAGCCAAGAACTGCTTGTTAACTGCCGATAGCTGCTGCTGCACACTCTGCACATGCCAGCCCATTACTCAGCGCATCATCATGGGGCTTCTACCCATGCTCCAGCAGCCCACACACAAAGTTCCATAACGTTTTAGAAGGCTTGGCCCCTTGCCCAAGCCCTTCTCATTAGCATCACAACCCACATAATATGCCCATATGCAGCACATCAAGTAACTGCCATCAACCCACTCATACAAGTCCATATATTCTGCTAGCACCAATCAGCCCAATGCCTTGCACAACATACATCATCACAGTAGCCCAGCACTGCCTTGCATCCAAGCCACGAAGCCCACAAACAAAGTAACCATCAGCCAAGCCACCACTGCCATGCACCATCCCATAGGGTCAGCACCACCAGCTGCTGCCCAACATCAAAATTCGTCTCTGCCCACCATGGCCCTCCTCTGCCATGGCCTTGGGGCATCATGTGGAGCAAGGTGCCTCCACATGCTGCCCCTCATCATGCTCATTAATTTGAATCCAGCAAGGAGAATGGGCTTGTCCCCCTCAAAGAGCAATTAGGAGCTTCACTAGATAAGCATGAGGAGCCATTGGTGTCTTGAGAAAACATTGAGCCATGTGAGGCCTATTGTTGTCCAAGCACTCCAATTCCTCATGCCATCATCAGCAACTTGTAAAGCTCCTAACAGTGTGTCATCTACTTGTATGCTTGCTATCAATAAAGtgaaaaactaaatattatgtCTTTAGAGACCAGAAATTGAGTTCTATCAATTTTTAAGATGGAATGAACTTTAAAGTTTACTGGATTTCCTAGATTTACCTTCATCAAGAACCAGAACCAATTCATTGTCAATAACAGTGGGTATACGATGAGCTACAGCAATGACCGTGCATCCCTTTGTCTCTTCTCTTATTGTTTCTTGAATTAAATTACCTGTTGCAGTTTCTATAGAAGCAGTAGCCTCATCCAACACTAAAATTCTTCTCTTCTTGAGGAGAACCTTGTCCAGGCAAACAAGCTGCCTCTGTCCAACACTCCAATTTtccttgttttgaaactatgtAGCATCTCTTAGACGATAACTTGATTTTCTACTATCCATCTATCCGGTATAAAAGTTCACTGGCGGGGGATATGGGCTTGTGGAGGAGGGGTCTCAGCCTTGTCACCAATATTTTAGATATGATCTTATATATCATATTGCATATTTAGCAACGTTACTGACTCACTAGACAACATACATATGTATCCAATGTGCACAATCAGTCAGGCTTTGAAAGCAATATGCTATAGTCTTGGGGATATATACTGTGTTTGAAACAAATTCCTAGCTTCCTAGGACCTAGTCCTAGGTTTCAGTTCGAGGAGTATAAATCTTATAGTAAGATAGCTAGGCCGATTAAACTTCTTATGCTATAAGATTGCCCATTGACCAATGTGCTAAGTTTTTTCACTACTAGTCAAGACCGGGTTTTACAGTATAAgcttctctcaaattttttcccattttatagCTATACCCAACTTTCGCAGCAGTTGGTGTAGCTGTTGGCATTTGTGGCATGCAGCTTGTAAGGAACATCTGCACCAACCCTGAAGTGAGGTAATCTATTTTATGCTACCTTGATTCCAAGTCTATTATGATTTTTTCTGCTACTTAAGCTTAAAGTGAACTGCCAATCTGAGTATGTGAGACGTGTGAATTTTGGTAATTGATTGGAAAGCCTCACTCCAGCATCTTATAGTGTTATAGTTATTCAAGTCTTCTGTTTCTGTCCATGCGAATCAATCATGTTATAAGATCTTTGCTAATATTTAAACCAAAAACAAGCTTCTGTCTTAATACTCAagtctgtaaggttgaatttattcaaccatctaattggctttattccatgccaaatttgcttgtaattcagcatttaataaccctgtatttaggtgggtttgatgtaagggtagtgagtgagagagagtgaagattgctcaagagtgtgcaagaaaacagagactcgcggttgggactcgcgggtgacttgcggctgcaagccgccagaagcagcacacgtgccaagcatgctggaaggtgaacagtcatgcaagttggagcactacaggacaaaacaggacaactggccatacggttatctcacaactggatctcgcgacttagtcaagccgcgaggtcaagccgcgagccacctctgttttgtaaaacctgacgtttcacattcctcttccactccagtataaataccccttttacccacaattgtgagagagcttccagagagaattttgagagagaaaccctaaagaaaaaccagattgatacacccacaatctatacattagagtctcttcaaattcctcaactctcttcctctccattgtcaaatccttgagaggcattataccaaacctggttctcaccatcatcatcactgtgagaaagctgtttggatttctggaaagcagttaggaaggaaccaatcttcattggttgatgctacggtctagtagcggaatccggaaagttagaaaagaaaaaggttcggcgcaacctcgttggagcaagaagcttcgagggcttaggtgcactgggtagattaggcttggagggtctattgctgtccatgtatcccaactgtattttctagtggattgtttaccgcttggagggcggcagagaggttttacgccaagggcttcggtttcctcttcgataacacatcgcgtgttgtctttgtgtttgcatcttccttcctctctatctttgccttttattatctgctgtggattatattttgttttggcttagatagtttttaccaattccatattttagcatatgttaagtttccgcacactagttgtttgacatattgcttgaattggttaagttgtattttgggggtctaaacgttcaaagatgtttatacacgtttttgaactttcaattggtatctgagcgggtacactgctagtggtttcattaccattgtgtgatccttgactcccttttgagatggataggtctcaatccctaaatgcacctccatattttgatggtagtaattatactttttggaaggttcgcatgagagcttttttgtgttctattgatgaatctgtttgggatgctgttgagattggttggaccagacctgaggcagccaaatccacttgggataaggcagcacttgctgcatctaatgctaacagtaaagcactcaatgctattttctgtggtgtgtctccagatgaatttcacaggatttctcatattaccgttgccaaagaagcatgggagattttggaaaccacctatgaaggcacgaagaaagtgaaagacaccaagttacaaatgctgaccactcggtttgaggagctcaaaatgagtgaggatgagtcttttgactctttctatgggaagctaaatgaggtggttgtcagtaagttcaacttgggggagaaaacggaggattcaaagattgtaaggaagatccttcgatcattgccggaaagttttcgtgctaaagtgacagcaattgaagagagcaaggaccttgatgacatcaaagtacaggagctggttggttctctgcagacttatgagatgtcgctgcccaatcaacggaagagtaaatctcttgctctaaagaccattaatgagaaggtggaagatcaagactcatcgggagaagatgtggttgacaaagatgttgcataccttgtcaaaaatttcagaaagttcttgaaattcaaaaataatggcaaatttgatgataaaagaaaattccaaagttctggaagggagaaaagggaattcaaaaagaaagatggaaaagaatcccaacccacacaaggtgtcacttgtttcgaatgtaacgggcatggacactttaagaaggaatgtccgaattatttgaaatcgaaaggtaaagtgtatgccacgactttgagtgactcggattcgtctgactcagaatctgaagagagctgtgatggagaggggaactattcggcttttatgactattgctcatgttgagtcttcagatgagttgaatctgcttgtacgagaccttggagaacatagtgatgatgaatcactaggaattgttgaagaatcagatgctgaagaagatgaaagcacagcaaatcttcaagagaattataactcactcttggagaagtcgggtgagtacacaagggtggccaaggctgctgtgagaaaaatgaagaaggctgaggaggactacaaaagtctcctaatccgatatagggaggccaaatgtgagatagaaacactgaatggtgagttgtccgaaacttacacaaaagtgagatttcttgagaatgaggttgtgcaagcaaatgctaaaatagagagggtcaccaccaagaagctagatgatgttatctcatctcaaaagagcttttcagacaaatccggattgggatataccggaggaagtagttcatctggaaatgtcactaaagaagtgaagtttgtaaaggccaaagatccagttatAGCtgaccttactggtgagaagctcgaggtggaggagaagaagaatgtggtgaaccaacggatgctgaatccccgtaatcaatctgtgggcaggtctgaatctcgtgccaagtcacgcccacgaccacaaagaggtcctagagcaacttatgtgtgtcattattgcggacttcaagggcatactcgaccaaattgccaaaagctgagagcaaagaatagtgcaactcctcaaaggtcaggaggacctagaaatgatagaagaatttgggcaggtgatcaatctagagatcagaatggtgatcccggaatgatgaacgtgatgaagatgattggtgcattcaccaactgcttggaaagcttctcacgaaggtttgaaagccctaactcccgtacccaatcctataaggaaatcaccccaaacgcaagtgacgtgtgggtgaaaaagggtactcatgcataagcattacaacatgtccatgcattaatacttcctatgctttgtgacaatgtttgctTGTTTTACTTGCTGTTTTTTTGCTGtcggttgtttgcttgtctacttgtgcatatttttaattttgttttaaacaaTCTTTGTgctttttgtgtcaaaaatccaaaaatcacataaaaaattagaaaatcaaaaagcttaattaactttgttgagttttttgtctcaaaacttgttttgccttgtacctttgtgctaatggctttgtgcattttcgagcattgcttgtttctttgcactcatatctctgtgggagaaatcttgaaatctttgtgattgttgtaaatagatcttcaaacttgtcatgaatgattagtgaatggttttgttgatcttgagacatgcatagacttgtgtctatatatcttcccactctttatttttgttttgctaaaaagagctcaccaaatgtaaatctccaaatgaaaagagatattgagctgcaaaagcttgtcgcacattctagtatttgactaggaaaaagggtaagcgaccttatattaaagtgaatgtttattcaaaaagctaaaggcttgttcattaaagtgaaatatcaaatatcactctcacaatgagaggtgattgactcaaaagatcaaaaagatcaaatgttatgattgaaagtggagtcaaatgtaaagctccaaattaatgttatcaagttttgtaggaggtcatatatacatatttctataattgagatgggtcacatgatctagtgctaattgtgtatgtcttggttgaattgatcattgaaacttcacattagactaaagtctatctcattgttgatatccacacacaacacacaaatttatgttcaataaatgccatattcatttgtgtgattgtacttgatgaaatgtgttttcacatgctcaatctttgttaaatcaagcacaaaaagatttttgagtgttttagatgtttttggaaagtattttgtttgaaaaatctgaaaatttcaaaaatctagttttgccttgttttggcggctcagtcgcgggtatgtcaagtcgcgtgcctcaatcgcgtcttcgcgggtcatttttggcgacttgttcgcgagtggaaggtccagtcgcgtagtttactcagagattttcacagctcagctcgcgactcacttgcgggtagaccttccagtcgcgaaaaacacttagaagaatttttcaaatttttgtctttgagtgtcttggcggcttgaactggcgactgtgtggcgacttaatcaagtcgcgaaaaacacgtGTTTGGTTgaaataggagcagtttttaaactttttcagttttccctcgaacatttgtgactgttcatcttctctctaaactatctccctccctcccaaacactccgtgctcccatctccaatctccattgttgcatattttctgctcaaattcttcaagtctcaggtatgggttttcagttttgaactcatttctacttgattttgtgtttttccctttgattttcGCATCTGTTTATATTTtagagatgggtttgtgtttcggatATTGCTCTTTGTTCACACTTAGCCTGCGGATACTATTGCTAGAAATTGATTTGGTCTTAGTTGTTTCCTTTTTGCTCTTCATCTTGTGCTGTACTAAgtgtttcttttaattatttgaacCTGAGCTGTTGAGATGTTTCAAATTGTTCTGTTTGAGGTTGTGAGTtttactgtgctgaatgtgCATGCTCTATTGTGTAAATCCATTGGGTGCATCTGTTAGTTTCACAATGCTGTTTATGAGCCATATCATTTTCCATTATTTGTCTCATTGTCATATAtctgcctttaggatagtttctatatctgatgtttttaatatgtgtttcctatcttaggcttgtttatccatgtgattgatctaagtagcttatGTTTAAATGTTCAAAGTTCATTTGTATGGATGAAATCTTTTTGTTAACTACATGGTACTGACTAGttctgcacatatattgttctatgctgttatggcctcttctgattgttcacagatggctccctcacctccgaagaagaaaactcctgcaaagaaggctgacaaaagattgaaaatggattctaaactgtttaggtcagttcatcactttgagagatacaaggataacttcttgaaagcaggaattattcaagaaagatttgtagatttggaggacttaagacaaacctttatccccaactgttttgaaggaagaggatgggaaaagcttctgagtgatttccctgtagtgtgtgaacccctgattagggaattttactcaaatgctgtgataaaggagaatgagttaagttgctaggttagaggtaaagaattcattttggatgcacatgtcataGATGATGTACTAGGgtttgaaggattagaagatgaggaatttatcaattacaaggataggagtgtttctattgaaacagttcaacaaaggataggtgggcagagggaagggaaatgtttgaataccactgcctttccagtggacatgaggtgtctaacaataatcatgatatttaacctctatcccataaagaagttgactacaatcaactgtgttagagcaatttttctgatggatctcaaagaaaagaatttcattgacataagttcccacatatatgataccattgtggatgagacaagaacaacctctgggccaaaattgatctttcccagtttgctaatgaggatttttagaaggaagggtgttccaatcccttaagacatcagtcccatgtccacaccttctacaattaacaagcttacctgcaaaaggataagtgttaggcttccaggagaagaagatgaaggtgatgaaggagagggtgtcccaatggagactgaagcagaggcagcagggcatgcatcaacctcaacacccaagaggagtggcaaaagacctagagcatcaacttcttcagatacacctccagatgctttccaaatcattctggaacgacttgatgggatcagagaagtccagactgagcactctgagaggatgagagccatgcaggaccagattgatgttttgtctgcaaaacttgacagcttcactaCTCAGCCtgaacagtgaccctttggccattcctgtcaaaaagggggagatgtttctttctgttgataatgacattgatgattgagaagcagaaaagcagctcttaagggggagtaatgtgttgagggggagttgtcaaattcagagactttgtttatatatgtttatgttttgggtacttttagtgtttttatgagtttgatacactgtgtttttggtgtatagttgtttctaactcttaacttatactcttggtttaaactttaatatattttgatgatgctattcaggatgttttgtgctttgtacccatgtgcttttgtaagcttttaaggttaatgttttatgcatactttgtaggctttatggtttgtaccttgcttattgcagcctttatgctatgttgaaatcagtactttaatctaaatgtcctgcattttggtttatgtactgtcactcttgtgcccttgtaggattgttcctagatgcatataccttgtgtactatgcattggttgagtgttgaacatacaagtgtcctGCCTTGtacttgttaacttgtatgtccttgtgttcattccaagtgtgaatgagcactgtgatcactactttgtggtgttcacttggttgatcaagccatggtttgtttcttaactccatctttgcttgatcacatattgcctgtttcatatgcattttatagttttctgcttacaatgatcatggtgtattgttgtgtttcaggagtattatgttcatatgattcaagtgcttcacagcttatagagttaggtgtgagtgagttttgttcaactgttcccaactcacatgttaagtctagagtctgttttagggttttgtcacggaatagccaaagggggagattgtaaggttgaatttattcaaccatctaattggctttattccgtgccaaatttgcttgtaattcagcatttagtaaccctatatttaggtgggtctgatgtaagggtagtgagtgagagagagtgaagattgctcaagagtgtgcaagaaaatagagactcgcggctgggactcccgggtgactcgcggctgcaagccgccagaagcagcacacgtgccaagcatgctggaaggtgaacagtcatgcaagctggagcactataggacaaaacaggacaacttgccatacggttatctcgcgactggatctcgcgacttagtcaagccgcgaggtcaagccgcga
This genomic stretch from Quercus lobata isolate SW786 chromosome 3, ValleyOak3.0 Primary Assembly, whole genome shotgun sequence harbors:
- the LOC115981089 gene encoding ABC transporter C family member 3-like, translated to MPTATPTAAKVGYSYKMGKNLREAYTRQLVCLDKVLLKKRRILVLDEATASIETATGNLIQETIREETKGCTVIAVAHRIPTVIDNELVLVLDEGNVVEYDSPAQLLKDKSSSFSKLVAEFLRRSSKSNCHWDIS